In the genome of Verrucomicrobium sp., one region contains:
- a CDS encoding transglutaminase family protein, translating into MTTLAQVGRAVDAALARSGVAVTVGGEPTFIAADHRHAEWNFDALGPEKLAYGRRFAAALRRKLAPGCLVTHTMGKQYPGEPLPRWAIGLHWRKDGKPLLPGKGIAYRLDRAGLQKPEAAARLARALPALLKLKAKPLPAFENPPGKKPAGWVLPLDGGAGAWTSPAWKLPGPCLLWPGQSPLGLRLPLGELPPETPRRALTVETRDGELSVFLPPVEKLEDYLDLLRAVRAAAGGEKLLLEGYAPPSGEELVRLNVIADPGVLEVNLPPAALQAEADRFIDALYAAAPACGLRPWKYQFTGRKIGTGGGAHILLGGPKAEESPFFQRPRLLPSFVRFLQRHPSLSYLFTGLFTGPSSQAPRVDESAYEVPYELEIALRGVEAMRPPVDKPLLDLMLRNLLMDTVGNTHRAEISVDKLWNPFAPNGCLGLVEFRAFEMPPEPAMLRAAVTLLRALAAAFLARPYGLPLKRWGEALHDRYALPVFLKRDFQEVLAFLQRAGFALEWEHFAPWFEFRFPVIGRLAHAGRAIEFRQAIEPWPVLGEQPAGGGTSRIVDASTDRLQVRVPDAAWARRFRLLAAGRPVSLQADPEGEALLGAVRYRMFHSLPSLQPHLPAQSPLLFEWVEAATGRTVAACSLLNWRPGEQPYDGLPQTDRAALARVAERFVPAPKALGRVHPAAGKPARCGRYTTDLRLS; encoded by the coding sequence GTGACGACGCTCGCCCAGGTGGGCCGCGCGGTCGACGCCGCCTTGGCCCGCTCCGGCGTCGCCGTCACCGTCGGCGGGGAGCCGACTTTCATCGCCGCCGACCACCGGCACGCGGAATGGAACTTCGACGCCCTGGGGCCGGAGAAGCTGGCCTACGGCCGCCGCTTTGCCGCCGCGCTGCGGCGCAAGCTGGCCCCCGGCTGCCTGGTGACCCACACGATGGGCAAGCAGTATCCGGGCGAGCCGCTGCCGCGCTGGGCCATTGGCCTTCATTGGCGCAAGGACGGCAAGCCGCTGCTGCCGGGGAAGGGAATCGCCTACCGCCTCGACCGCGCGGGCCTGCAAAAGCCGGAGGCCGCCGCGCGGCTGGCCCGCGCGCTGCCCGCGCTCCTCAAGCTCAAGGCGAAGCCCTTGCCCGCCTTCGAGAATCCGCCGGGGAAAAAGCCCGCCGGGTGGGTGCTGCCGCTGGACGGCGGCGCGGGCGCGTGGACCTCGCCCGCGTGGAAGCTTCCCGGGCCCTGCCTCCTTTGGCCGGGGCAGAGCCCCCTGGGCCTGCGCCTCCCGCTGGGAGAGCTGCCGCCGGAGACGCCGCGCCGCGCGCTGACGGTGGAGACGCGGGATGGGGAGCTTTCCGTCTTCCTGCCCCCGGTGGAGAAGCTGGAGGATTACCTCGACCTGCTGCGCGCCGTACGCGCGGCGGCGGGCGGGGAGAAGCTGCTCCTCGAGGGCTACGCGCCCCCTTCCGGGGAGGAGCTGGTGCGGCTCAACGTCATCGCCGATCCGGGCGTCCTGGAGGTGAACCTGCCGCCCGCCGCCCTCCAGGCGGAGGCCGACCGCTTCATCGACGCGCTCTACGCCGCCGCGCCCGCCTGCGGCCTGCGGCCCTGGAAATACCAGTTCACGGGCCGGAAAATCGGCACCGGCGGCGGCGCGCACATCCTCCTGGGCGGGCCGAAGGCGGAGGAGAGCCCCTTCTTCCAACGCCCCCGGCTCCTGCCCAGCTTCGTCCGCTTCCTCCAGCGCCACCCTTCGCTCTCCTACCTCTTCACGGGCCTCTTTACCGGGCCGTCCTCCCAGGCACCGCGCGTCGATGAGTCGGCCTACGAGGTGCCGTATGAATTGGAGATCGCCCTGCGTGGCGTCGAGGCGATGCGCCCGCCGGTCGACAAGCCGCTCCTGGACCTGATGCTGCGCAACCTCCTCATGGACACGGTGGGCAACACCCACCGCGCGGAGATCAGCGTCGACAAGCTGTGGAACCCCTTTGCGCCGAACGGGTGCCTGGGGCTGGTCGAGTTCCGCGCCTTCGAGATGCCGCCGGAGCCCGCCATGCTCCGGGCCGCGGTGACCCTCCTGCGCGCGCTGGCGGCGGCCTTTCTGGCCCGGCCCTACGGCCTGCCGCTGAAGCGCTGGGGGGAGGCCCTGCACGACCGCTACGCCCTGCCCGTTTTCCTCAAGCGGGATTTCCAGGAGGTCCTGGCTTTCCTTCAGCGCGCGGGCTTCGCGCTGGAATGGGAGCACTTCGCGCCGTGGTTCGAGTTCCGCTTCCCGGTCATCGGACGGCTGGCCCACGCGGGCCGGGCGATCGAGTTCCGCCAGGCCATCGAGCCCTGGCCCGTCCTGGGGGAGCAGCCCGCGGGGGGAGGGACCTCCCGGATCGTCGACGCCTCCACCGACCGGCTCCAGGTGCGGGTGCCGGACGCCGCCTGGGCGCGCCGCTTCCGCCTGCTGGCGGCGGGACGCCCCGTCTCCCTCCAGGCCGATCCGGAGGGGGAGGCCCTCCTGGGGGCGGTCCGCTACCGGATGTTCCATTCCCTGCCCAGCCTTCAGCCCCATCTTCCGGCGCAGTCGCCCCTCCTTTTCGAGTGGGTGGAGGCGGCGACGGGACGGACGGTGGCGGCCTGCTCCCTGCTGAACTGGCGCCCCGGCGAGCAGCCCTATGACGGCTTGCCCCAGACCGACCGGGCCGCCCTGGCCCGGGTGGCGGAGCGCTTCGTCCCGGCCCCGAAGGCCCTGGGCCGCGTCCATCCGGCGGCCGGAAAGCCCGCCCGCTGCGGCCGCTACACGACCGACCTGCGGCTTTCCTGA
- a CDS encoding twin-arginine translocase TatA/TatE family subunit: MHADGLFLALLPHGLDWVWIVLIVLLLFGPKKLPELARGLGKSLGEFKKAKADFDQELKQSMQTPPPAGTAGTTVATSVVVDPAEKPVTLSPPPAPLPEGKRDPQA; encoded by the coding sequence ATGCACGCCGACGGCTTGTTCCTGGCCCTTCTTCCCCATGGGCTCGACTGGGTTTGGATCGTTCTCATCGTTCTCCTCCTCTTCGGACCGAAGAAGCTGCCGGAGCTGGCGCGCGGCCTGGGCAAGAGCCTGGGCGAGTTCAAGAAGGCGAAGGCCGACTTCGACCAGGAACTGAAGCAGAGCATGCAGACGCCGCCTCCTGCCGGGACGGCGGGCACGACGGTCGCGACGAGCGTCGTCGTCGATCCGGCGGAAAAGCCGGTCACCCTTTCTCCGCCGCCCGCGCCGCTTCCCGAGGGGAAGCGGGACCCGCAGGCCTGA
- a CDS encoding chorismate mutase has product MTLAALRAQIEKVDAEIIRLLNTRTRLSIRVGQFKRKAGRPSFTPEREEFLLRHLETKRGRGPLPAADLRAIYREIFSSSRARQKRVMVGYLEDGGAALLTAWYRFGAGESYLPAASWTALCAALRRKKADVAVCSAPDLAEALAKHGPASMKGLRACGEVRVPGRDHELFYLLEPGDAAEEPAPAGDSAKPRRLFLAPLSPAAARRLRAAGSLLQPAGWGRYLVDAGPRVGKAGLRLLPGAIPLGTFFTSETA; this is encoded by the coding sequence ATGACGCTGGCCGCGTTGCGCGCGCAGATCGAAAAAGTCGACGCCGAGATCATCCGGCTTCTCAACACGCGCACGCGCCTCTCCATCCGCGTCGGCCAGTTCAAGCGGAAGGCCGGCCGCCCCTCCTTCACCCCGGAGCGGGAGGAGTTCCTCCTCCGCCACCTGGAAACCAAGCGCGGCCGCGGCCCCCTGCCCGCCGCCGACCTCCGCGCCATCTACCGGGAAATCTTCTCCAGCTCCCGCGCGCGGCAAAAGCGCGTCATGGTCGGCTATCTGGAAGACGGCGGCGCCGCCCTCCTCACCGCGTGGTACCGTTTCGGCGCGGGGGAAAGCTACCTGCCCGCCGCCTCCTGGACCGCCCTCTGCGCCGCCCTGCGGCGGAAAAAGGCCGACGTGGCCGTCTGCTCCGCCCCCGACCTGGCCGAGGCCCTGGCCAAGCACGGCCCCGCCTCCATGAAAGGCCTGCGCGCCTGCGGCGAGGTCCGCGTGCCCGGCCGCGACCATGAGCTCTTCTACCTCCTGGAACCGGGCGACGCCGCCGAGGAGCCCGCGCCCGCCGGGGACAGCGCCAAGCCGCGCCGCCTCTTCCTGGCCCCCCTTTCCCCCGCCGCCGCGCGCCGCCTGCGCGCCGCCGGCTCCCTCCTCCAACCCGCGGGGTGGGGGCGCTACCTGGTCGACGCCGGGCCGCGCGTCGGCAAGGCCGGGCTGCGCCTACTCCCCGGCGCCATCCCCCTGGGCACCTTCTTCACCAGCGAAACCGCGTGA